Proteins from a genomic interval of Xanthomonas sp. AM6:
- the mnmE gene encoding tRNA uridine-5-carboxymethylaminomethyl(34) synthesis GTPase MnmE — protein MPPSATDTIVAIATAPGAGGVGVVRVSGRLAAAIGAGLGLGALAPRTARYARFRDAQGDTLDDGIALWFPAPRSFTGEDVLELQAHGSPVLLRQLVARCCELGARPARPGEFSERAFLNRKLDLAQAEAIADLIAAGDLRAARAARRSLDGVFSRRVEDLAEQLLRLRIHTEAAIDFADESLDTLGGEQVRAGLEQARADLAQLLRDAERGRRLRDGLHAVLVGPPNAGKSSLLNALAGSERAIVTDIAGTTRDTLRETVRLDGLELTLVDTAGLREGGDAIEREGMRRARLELQRADLALIVLDARDADAGRAAIAEAIAEVPQRLWIHNKSDLLDAVPEPTADSVHVSAATGSGLEQLHAQLRAIAGHAAGDGSDGEFSARARHVDALQRATAHAAAAAAELGYERLELAAEELRLAHAALGEIVGQLSADDLLGRIFSSFCIGK, from the coding sequence ATGCCGCCTTCCGCCACCGACACCATCGTCGCCATCGCCACCGCCCCGGGCGCGGGCGGGGTCGGCGTGGTGCGCGTGTCCGGGCGCCTGGCCGCGGCGATCGGCGCCGGGCTCGGCCTAGGCGCGCTGGCCCCGCGCACCGCGCGCTACGCGCGCTTCCGCGACGCGCAGGGCGACACGCTCGACGACGGCATCGCGCTGTGGTTCCCGGCGCCGCGCAGCTTCACCGGCGAGGACGTGCTGGAACTGCAGGCGCACGGCAGCCCGGTGCTGCTGCGGCAACTGGTGGCGCGCTGCTGCGAACTCGGCGCGCGGCCGGCGCGGCCGGGCGAGTTCAGCGAGCGCGCCTTCCTCAACCGTAAGCTGGACCTGGCCCAGGCCGAGGCGATCGCCGACCTGATCGCCGCCGGCGACCTGCGCGCGGCGCGCGCGGCGCGGCGCTCGCTCGATGGCGTGTTCTCGCGCCGGGTCGAGGACCTGGCCGAGCAACTGCTGCGGCTGCGCATCCATACCGAGGCGGCCATCGATTTCGCCGACGAATCGCTCGATACGCTCGGCGGCGAGCAGGTCCGCGCCGGGCTGGAACAGGCGCGTGCCGACCTGGCGCAGCTGCTGCGCGACGCCGAGCGCGGCCGGCGCCTGCGCGACGGCCTGCATGCGGTGCTGGTGGGGCCGCCGAACGCCGGCAAGAGTTCGCTGCTCAACGCGCTGGCCGGCAGCGAGCGCGCCATCGTCACCGACATCGCCGGCACCACCCGCGACACCCTGCGCGAAACCGTGCGCCTGGACGGGCTGGAACTGACCCTGGTGGACACCGCGGGGCTGCGCGAGGGCGGCGACGCGATCGAGCGCGAAGGCATGCGCCGCGCGCGGCTGGAACTGCAGCGCGCCGACCTGGCGCTGATCGTGCTCGACGCGCGCGACGCGGACGCCGGCCGCGCCGCGATCGCCGAGGCCATCGCCGAGGTGCCGCAACGGCTGTGGATCCACAACAAGAGCGATCTGCTCGACGCCGTGCCCGAGCCGACTGCCGACAGCGTCCACGTCTCCGCCGCCACCGGCAGCGGCCTGGAGCAGCTGCACGCGCAGCTGCGCGCGATCGCCGGCCATGCCGCCGGCGACGGCAGCGACGGCGAATTCTCCGCGCGTGCGCGCCACGTGGACGCCTTGCAGCGCGCCACGGCGCACGCCGCCGCGGCCGCCGCCGAACTGGGCTACGAGCGCCTGGAACTGGCCGCCGAGGAACTGCGCCTGGCGCACGCCGCGCTCGGCGAGATCGTCGGCCAGCTCAGCGCCGACGACCTGCTCGGGCGGATCTTCTCCAGCTTCTGCATCGGCAAGTAG